One part of the Glycine max cultivar Williams 82 chromosome 14, Glycine_max_v4.0, whole genome shotgun sequence genome encodes these proteins:
- the LOC100806533 gene encoding cytosolic endo-beta-N-acetylglucosaminidase 1 yields MSHSINSEFKFDPKEPSMPISYPIKTLKELESRSYFESFHYPFNKASVPIESGYSEPLPNCRRILVCHDMAGGYLDDKWVQGGTNAEAYAIWHWHLIDVFVYFSHNLVTLPPPSWTNTAHRHGVKVLGTFITEGDEGTTVCNELLSTKESAQMYAKHLAELAVNLGFDGWLLNMEVSLKPEQISNLKEFVNHLSLTTHSSVPGSLVIWYDSVTINGDLWWQNELNEHNKPFFDICDGIFTNYSWQEDYPRRSAAVAGDRKFDVYMGIDVFGRNTYGGGMWNTNVALDVIRKDDVSAAIFAPGWVYETKQAPDFETAQNRWWSLVEKSWGIVRKYLGTLPFYTNFDQGRGYHISVDGDQVSDATWCNISSQGVQPLLEFADSTANSIQPLVDLKEASYSGGGNITFKGSLEKDNYLKRRIFQGEFTLSELPIHFFYSVKSDSNSSLGLVLEFTSTINKAMSILLTSHGMDHLSSGFSKVVPTSEHKGNAPGWVIHEGTIEMNGYILTGIHALCYRPNAPFKELKSRPFGPDYTVPSSTDYSAVLGHITVKTSNYKPDFPVSTSWLVDGEYINWKSGPQDSRILSVKISWELKEGKNFAFPHYNVYVEKIPKLAGGNSGTTIEHVQEYLGVAHVNCFYVSELKVPASISNLKFIIQVCSFDGTNQNLEDCPYYQLEIKGL; encoded by the exons ATGTCTCACTCCATTAATTCAGAGTTCAAGTTTGATCCCAAGGAACCCTCCATGCCCATATCGTATCCAATAAAGACCCTCAAGGAGTTGGAGTCACGCTCCTACTTTGAGTCCTTTCATTATCCTTTTAACAAAGCTTCAGTTCCAATTGAAAGTGGGTATTCTGAACCTTTGCCAAATTGTAGAAGAATACTAGTGTGCCATGATATGGCTGGAGGGTACTTAGATGATAAATGGGTCCAGGGAGGGACTAATGCTGAAGCCTATGCCATATGGCACTGGCATTTGATAGATGTGTTTGTCTACTTCTCTCATAATCTCGTCACTCTCCCTCCTCCTTCTTGGACTAATACAGCTCATCGTCATGGTGTTAAG GTGCTGGGGACTTTTATCACTGAAGGGGATGAGGGAACGACTGTCTGTAATGAACTGCTTTCAACAAAGGAGTCTGCCCAAATGTATGCAAAACACTTGGCAGAGCTTGCTGTTAATTTAGGCTTTGACGGGTGGCTG TTGAATATGGAGGTATCATTGAAGCCGGAACAGATTTCTAACTTAAAAGAGTTTGTCAATCATCTATCATTAACAACTCATTCTTCAGTGCCCGGATCACTGGTGATATG GTATGACAGTGTCACTATTAACGGTGATCTATGGTGGCAAAATGAACTAAATGAGCATAATAAGCCTTTCTTTGATATATGTGATGGGatatttacaaattattcaTGGCAG GAAGACTATCCAAGGCGGTCTGCTGCTGTTGCTGGTGATCGAAAGTTTGATGTGTACATGGGGATTGATGTATTTGGAAGAAACACATATGGTGGTGGAATGTGGAAT ACAAATGTTGCTCTTGATGTAATAAGAAAAGATGATGTTTCTGCCGCAATATTTGCTCCTGGATGGGTCTACGAGACTAAGCAAGCACCAGATTTTGAGACTGCTCAGAATCG TTGGTGGAGTCTCGTGGAAAAATCTTGGGGCATAGTGCGAAAGTATCTTGGAACACTACCATTTTACACAAATTTTGATCAG GGACGCGGTTATCATATTTCAGTTGATGGAGACCAAGTATCAGATGCTACTTGGTGCAATATTTCTTCCCAAGGTGTTCAG CCACTCCTTGAGTTTGCTGATTCTACTGCAAATTCTATTCAACCTCTTGTAGA CTTGAAGGAAGCATCATATAGTGGAGGGGGAAATATTACATTCAAAGGATCTCTTGAAAAGGATAATTACTTGAAGAGGAGAATCTTTCAAGGAGAGTTCACTTTAAGCGAGCTGCCTATCCACTTCTTTTATTCT GTGAAATCTGATAGCAATTCTTCTTTGGGACTTGTACTTGAGTTCACTTCTACCATCAACAAAGCAATGTCTATACTACTCACTTCCCATGGAATGGATCATCTGTCAAGCGGATTTAGCAAAGTAGTCCCAACaagtgaacacaagggaaatgCCCCTGGATGGGTTATACATGAAGGTACAATTGAAATGAATGGTTACATTCTCACTGGCATTCATGCTTTGTGCTATAGGCCAAATGCCCCTTTCAAAGAACTGAAATCCAGACCATTTGGTCCCGATTATACTGTGCCTTCCTCAACTGATTATTCTGCAGTTCTTGGTCATATCACAGTCAAGACTTCTAACTACAAGCCAGATTTTCCAGTTTCTACTTCCTGGCTAGTTGATGGTGAATACATCAATTGGAAATCTGGTCCTCAGGATTCAAGGATCCTCAGTGTTAAAATTTCTTGGGAGCTGAAAGAAGGAAAGAATTTTGCATTTCCACACTACAATGTGTATGTGGAGAAAATACCAAAGCTAGCAGGTGGTAATTCAGGCACTACAATAGAACATGTGCAGGAGTATCTTGGAGTAGCACATGTAAACTGTTTCTATGTTTCTGAGCTCAAAGTTCCTGCTAGCATTTCTAAtctcaaatttattatacaagTCTGCAGTTTTGATGGGACAAATCAGAATTTAGAAGACTGTCCATATTATCAATTGGAGATAAAAGGTCTCTAA
- the LOC100812235 gene encoding cytosolic endo-beta-N-acetylglucosaminidase 1, translated as MSHSINSEFKFDPKEPSMPISYPIKTLKELESRSYFESFHYPFNKASVPIESGYSEPLPNRRRILVCHDMAGGYLDDKWVQGGTNAEAYAIWHWHLIDVFVYFSHNLVTLPPPSWTNTAHRHGVKVLGTFITEWNEGKAACDKLLSTKESAQMYAKHLAELAANLGFDGWLLNIEVTLKPEQISNLKEFVNHLSLTMHSSVTGSLVIWYDSVTINGDLWWQNELNEYNKSFFDICDGIFTNYSWQEDYPWRSASVAGDRKFDVYMGIDVFGRGTYGGGQWNTNVALDVIRKADVSAAIFAPGWVYETKQAPDFKTAQNRWWGLVEKSWGIVRKYHGTLPFYTNFDQGHGYHISVDGDQVSDATWCNISSQSIQPLLEFADSTANSIQLIVDLKEASYSGGGNITFKGSLGEGTYLKRRIFQGQSILAKLPIHFIYSVKSDSNSSLGLVLDFTSTINKTTPVLLTSHGMDHLSSEFSKVVLTSEHKGNAPGWVIHEGTIEMNGYILTGIHALCYRPNAPSMKSRPFGPDHAVPSSTDYFAVLGHITVKTSNYKPDFPVSTSWLVNGECINWKSGPQDSRILSVKISWKLKNGQNLAFSHHNVYVEKPPKLAYGNPSTTLEPVQEYLGVAHVNCFYVSELKVPASTSSLKFIIQVCGFDGTNQNLAKSPRYQLEIKDHKLSFMKYLSYIYIWISHWMRFLSSK; from the exons ATGTCTCACTCCATTAATTCAGAGTTCAAGTTTGATCCCAAGGAACCCTCCATGCCCATATCGTATCCAATAAAGACCCTCAAGGAGTTGGAGTCACGCTCCTACTTTGAGTCCTTTCATTATCCTTTTAACAAAGCTTCAGTTCCAATTGAAAGTGGGTATTCTGAACCTTTGCCAAATCGTAGAAGAATACTAGTGTGCCATGATATGGCTGGAGGGTACTTAGATGATAAGTGGGTCCAGGGAGGGACTAATGCTGAAGCTTATGCCATATGGCACTGGCATTTGATAGATGTGTTTGTCTACTTCTCTCATAATCTCGTCACTCTTCCTCCTCCTTCTTGGACTAATACAGCTCATCGTCATGGTGTTAAG GTGCTGGGGACTTTCATCACTGAATGGAATGAGGGTAAGGCTGCTTGTGATAAACTGCTTTCAACAAAGGAGTCTGCTCAAATGTATGCAAAACATTTGGCAGAGCTTGCTGCTAATTTAGGCTTTGACGGGTGGCTG TTGAATATAGAGGTAACATTGAAGCCGGAGCAGATTTCTAATTTGAAAGAGTTTGTCAACCATTTATCATTAACAATGCATTCTTCAGTGACTGGATCGCTAGTGATATG GTATGACAGTGTCACCATTAACGGTGATCTATGGTGGCAAAATGAACTAAATGAATATAATAAGTCTTTCTTTGATATATGTGATGGGatatttacaaattattcaTGGCAG GAAGACTATCCATGGCGATCTGCTTCTGTTGCTGGTGATCGAAAGTTTGATGTGTACATGGGGATTGACGTATTTGGAAGGGGCACATATGGTGGTGGACAGTGGAAT ACAAATGTTGCTCTTGATGTAATAAGAAAAGCTGACGTCTCTGCTGCAATATTTGCTCCTGGATGGGTCTACGAGACTAAGCAAGCACCAGATTTTAAGACTGCTCAGAATCG TTGGTGGGGTCTCGTGGAAAAATCTTGGGGTATAGTGCGAAAGTATCATGGAACACTACCATTCTACACAAATTTTGATCAG GGACACGGTTATCATATCTCAGTTGATGGAGACCAAGTATCAGATGCTACTTGGTGCAATATTTCTTCTCAAAGCATTCAG CCACTCCTTGAGTTTGCCGATTCTACTGCAAATTCTATTCAACTTATTGTAGA CTTGAAGGAAGCATCATATAGTGGAGGGGGAAATATTACATTCAAAGGATCTCTTGGAGAGGGTACTTACTTAAAGAGAAGAATCTTTCAAGGACAGTCCATTTTAGCCAAGTTGCCTATCCACTTCATTTATTCT GTGAAATCTGATAGCAATTCTTCATTGGGACTTGTACTTGACTTCACTTCTACCATCAACAAAACAACGCCTGTACTACTCACTTCCCATGGAATGGATCATCTGTCAAGCGAATTTAGCAAAGTAGTCCTAACAAGTGAGCACAAGGGAAATGCCCCTGGATGGGTTATACATGAAGGTACAATTGAAATGAATGGTTACATTCTCACTGGAATCCATGCTTTGTGCTATAGGCCAAATGCTCCTTCCATGAAATCCAGACCATTTGGTCCTGATCATGCTGTGCCTTCCTCAACTGATTATTTTGCTGTTCTTGGTCACATCACTGTCAAGACTTCTAACTATAAGCCAGATTTTCCAGTTTCTACTTCCTGGCTAGTTAATGGTGAATGCATCAATTGGAAATCTGGTcctcaagattcaaggatcctAAGTGTTAAAATTTCTTGGAAACTGAAAAATGGACAGAATCTTGCATTTTCACACCACAATGTGTATGTGGAGAAACCACCAAAGTTAGCATATGGTAATCCAAGCACAACATTGGAACCTGTGCAGGAGTATCTTGGAGTAGCACATGTAAACTGTTTCTATGTTTCTGAGCTCAAAGTTCCTGCTAGCACTTCTAGTCTCAAATTCATTATACAGGTCTGCGGTTTTGATGGAACAAATCAGAATTTAGCAAAGTCTCCACGTTATCAATTGGAGATAAAGGATCATAAATTGTCATTTATGAAGTATctatcttatatttatatttggatTTCGCATTGGATGCGATTCCTAAGCAGCAAGTAA
- the LOC100812780 gene encoding LOB domain-containing protein 12, whose translation MGGNSPCASCKLLRRRCTKDCTFAPYFPSDDPQKFAIVHKVFGASNVSKMLQELPVHQRADAVSSLVYEANARVRDPVYGCVGAISYLQNQVSELQMQLAVAQAEILCIQMEHEPVMPASQIDLDHKSYFLQNDLSQFLAFDSSSNVMQQFCP comes from the exons atgggtgGAAATTCCCCTTGTGCCTCATGCAAATTGCTGAGACGCCGGTGCACAAAAGACTGCACCTTCGCTCCTTATTTTCCTTCTGATGACCCGCAGAAGTTTGCCATAGTTCACAAGGTTTTTGGTGCTAGCAATGTTAGCAAAATGTTGCAG GAACTTCCAGTTCACCAGAGAGCAGATGCAGTGAGTAGTCTAGTGTATGAGGCAAATGCAAGAGTGAGGGATCCTGTGTATGGTTGTGTTGGAGCCATATCCTACTTGCAAAATCAAGTTTCTGAGCTCCAAATGCAGCTTGCAGTTGCTCAAGCAGAGATACTCTGCATCCAGATGGAACATGAGCCAGTGATGCCAGCCTCACAAATTGATCTAGACCACAAGTCTTACTTTCTCCAAAATGACCTCTCTCAGTTTCTTGCTTTTGACTCTTCTAGCAATGTAATGCAGCAATTTTGCCCATGA
- the SFERH-4 gene encoding ferritin-4, chloroplastic, protein MLLRTAAASASSLSLFSPNAEPPRSVPARGLVVRAAKGSTNHRALTGVIFEPFEEVKKELDLVPTVPQASLARQKYVDESESAVNEQINVEYNVSYVYHAMFAYFDRDNVALRGLAKFFKESSEEEREHAEKLMEYQNKRGGKVKLQSIVMPLSDFDHADKGDALHAMELALSLEKLTNEKLLNLHSVATKNGDVQLADFVETEYLGEQVEAIKRISEYVAQLRRVGKGHGVWHFDQMLLHEGGDAA, encoded by the exons ATGCTTCTCCGAACCGCTGCTGCTTCTGCTTCGTCCCTCTCCCTCTTCAGCCCGAACGCCGAACCTCCCCGTTCGGTTCCCGCTCGTGGATTGGTGGTTCGCGCAGCGAAAGGATCCACGAACCACCGCGCCCTGACCGGAGTGATTTTTGAACCGTTCGAAGAGGTGAAGAAGGAGCTCGATCTCGTTCCCACCGTTCCGCAAGCTTCTCTCGCGCGCCAAAAATACGTTGACGAATCTGAGTCCGCCGTTAACGAACAAATCAA tGTGGAGTATAACGTTTCGTACGTTTACCATGCCATGTTTGCGTACTTCGATAGGGACAACGTTGCGCTGAGAGGACTTGCCAA GTTTTTTAAGGAAtcgagtgaagaagaaagagagcATGCTGAGAAATTGATGGAGTATCAG AACAAACGTGGTGGAAAAGTGAAGTTGCAGTCAATTGTGATGCCGCTTTCTGATTTTGATCATGCAGATAAGGGAGATGCGCTGCACG CAATGGAACTCGCTCTGTCATTAGAGAAGCTAACCAACGAGAAGCTCCTTAACTTGCACAGT GTTGCCACAAAGAATGGTGACGTGCAGTTGGCTGACTTCGTGGAAACTGAGTATCTGGGTGAACAG GTGGAAGCCATCAAAAGAATATCCGAGTATGTTGCTCAGCTCAGAAGAGTTGGCAAAGGACATG GTGTTTGGCACTTTGATCAGATGCTCCTCCACGAGGGAGGAGATGCAGCTTGA